In Toxotes jaculatrix isolate fToxJac2 chromosome 12, fToxJac2.pri, whole genome shotgun sequence, the following are encoded in one genomic region:
- the LOC121190249 gene encoding rap1 GTPase-activating protein 2-like isoform X3, whose protein sequence is MTLDTNVRREIWFHQANSHHAACDASCSASSAVEFIHLCVCVSACACVCVCVCVCVRVRVRVRVCSLVCVISVLVFQDDYIPYPRIEEVLERGGPYPQVILPEFGGYWIEDPKASAPPVPPPSCLETREKEEEEEGGALGGTEEEEDSPTGGYGYRLEESNKAARAYRKYFLGREHLNFSCSACSLGNLLLSVRHEEEKEQEHLHVIIRSRVKSFYHRLSLTELPDIPSVPELAKLLCDEAAGLRFSPVLYPKASQLIVNYDEHEVNNTFKFGVIYQKFGQVSEEELFSNNEETPAFTEFLQLLGDTVDLQDFKGFRGGLDVSHGQTGSQSVYTVHRRKEIMFHVSTKLPFTEGDAQQLQRKRHIGNDIVAVVFQEEATPFVPDMIASNFLHAFILVQVEEPCSDNTCYKVSVTAREDVPPFGPPLPNPAVFKKAPEFREFLLTKLINAELACYKSERFARLEERTRAALLDSLHDELHRRSQSMLGLTSGLEEEGRAENGHGHGGLLESIKRAMRGRSVSMETMSRGGAGLPTSLSGGGLAHISAECNVKSPVKRRSGLFPRLLSVDSQTEKHNQRSLLSEQRSFDSCQPTLEVTSELPSNPSSPEAGQRDSRIHMKKESSKISRSTSSTCSFTIPADDPHLLAQAAATEGQSSSPLVVCRSPTEVKNRNSPRSNLKFRFDKLSHSAAGH, encoded by the exons ATGACTCTGGACACAAACGTGAGGCGGGAAATCTGGTTCCATCAGGCAAATTCACATCACGCAGCATGTGACGCGTCATGTTCAGCATCATCAGCCGTGGAGTTtattcacctgtgtgtgtgtgtgtctgcatgtgcgtgtgtgtgtgtgtgtgtgtgtgtgtgtgtgcgtgtgcgtgtgcgtgtgcgtgtgtgctctCTCGTGTGTGTAATCTCTGTCCTTGTCTTTCAGGACGACTACATTCCGTATCCGAGGATCGAGGAG gtgttGGAGAGGGGGGGGCCGTACCCTCAGGTCATCCTGCCTGAGTTCGGAGGTTACTGGATTGAGGATCCCAAAGCTTCTGCTCCTCCTgtgcctcctccctcctgtctggAGAccagggagaaggaggaggaggaggaggggggagcgttgggaggaacagaggaggaagaagactCACCCACAGGGGGTTATGGATACCGTCTGGAGGAGAGCAACAAGGCTGCTCGGGCGTACAGGAAGTACTTCTTGGGCAGG gAACATTTAAACTTCTCGTGTTCAGCCTGCAGCCTGGGaaacctgctgctgtctgtgagacacgaggaggagaaggagcaggagcaCCTCCATGTTATCATCag GTCTCGGGTGAAAAGCTTCTATCACAGATTATCACTGACAGAACTGCCTGACATCCCCAGTGTCCCAGAGCTGgccaag ctgctgtgtgatgaAGCAGCAGGTCTGCGCTTCAGTCCCGTCCTCTACCCGAAG GCGTCTCAGCTGATAGTGAACTACGATGAGCACGAGGTGAACAACACCTTCAAGTTTGGAGTCATTTACCAGAAGTTTGGACAG GTGTCTGAGGAGGAGCTGTTCAGCAACAACGAGGAGACGCCGGCCTTCACAgagtttctgcagctgctggggGACACAGTGGACCTGCAGGACTTCAAAGG GTTTCGGGGGGGACTGGATGTGTCCCACGGTCAGACGGGTTCTCAGTCCGTCTACACCGTCCACAGACGGAAGGAGATCATGTTCCACGTCTCCACCAAACTGCCTTTCACTGAGGGAGACGCACAGCAG cttcagAGGAAACGTCACATAGGAAATGACATCGTGGCGGTGGTGTTTCAAGAAGAAGCCACTCCTTTCGTCCCCGACATGATCGCCTCCAACTTCCTCCACGCCTTCATCCTGGTGCAGGTGGAGGAGCCGTGCTCGGACAACACCTGCTACAAG gtgtccGTCACTGCACGAGAAGACGTGCCTCCGTTTGGCCCGCCCCTCCCAAATCCAGCCGTCTTTAAGAAG GCTCCAGAGTTCAGAGAGTTTCTCCTCACAAAGCTCATCAACGCAGAGCTGGCCTGCTACAAGAGCGAGCGCTTCGCCCGGCTGGAG GAGCGTACCCGGGCAGCCCTGCTGGACAGCCTCCATGATGAACTGCACAGACGCTCCCAGAGCATGCTGGGTCTGACATCaggcctggaggaggagggacgaGCGGAGAATGGACATGGCCACGGAGGACTGCTGGAGTCCATCAAG AGGGCGATGCGAGGACGAAGCGTCTCCATGGAGACCATGTCACGGGGCGGGGCGGGTCTCCCCACGAGTCTGAGTGGGGGGGGTCTGGCACACATCAGCGCTGAG TGTAACGTGAAGTCTCCTGTGAAGCGGCGTTCAGGACTTTTCCCTCGTCTGCTGAGTGTCGACAGCCAAACGGAGAAACACAACCAGAGAAG TCTCCTCAGTGAGCAGAGGAGCTTCGACAGCTGCCAGCCGACGCTGGAGGTGACGTCAGAGCTGCCGTCCAATCCCAGCTCTCCAGAGGCAGGACAGCGggacag cagGATTCACATGAAGAAGGAGAGCAGTAAGATTTCCAGATCGACATCCAGCACCTGCAGCTTCACCATCCCTGCAGACGACCCTCACCTG ctcGCTCAGGCTGCAGCGACGGAAGGTCAGAGTTCAAGTCCACTCGTTGTCTGTCGCAGCCCCACAG aggtgaaaaacagaaactctCCCAGATCCAACCTCAAGTTTCGTTTTGACAAGTTGAGCCACTCTGCTGCA GGACATTAG
- the LOC121190249 gene encoding rap1 GTPase-activating protein 2-like isoform X1, producing the protein MTLDTNVRREIWFHQANSHHAACDASCSASSAVEFIHLCVCVSACACVCVCVCVCVRVRVRVRVCSLVCVISVLVFQDDYIPYPRIEEVLERGGPYPQVILPEFGGYWIEDPKASAPPVPPPSCLETREKEEEEEGGALGGTEEEEDSPTGGYGYRLEESNKAARAYRKYFLGREHLNFSCSACSLGNLLLSVRHEEEKEQEHLHVIIRSRVKSFYHRLSLTELPDIPSVPELAKLLCDEAAGLRFSPVLYPKASQLIVNYDEHEVNNTFKFGVIYQKFGQVSEEELFSNNEETPAFTEFLQLLGDTVDLQDFKGFRGGLDVSHGQTGSQSVYTVHRRKEIMFHVSTKLPFTEGDAQQLQRKRHIGNDIVAVVFQEEATPFVPDMIASNFLHAFILVQVEEPCSDNTCYKVSVTAREDVPPFGPPLPNPAVFKKAPEFREFLLTKLINAELACYKSERFARLEERTRAALLDSLHDELHRRSQSMLGLTSGLEEEGRAENGHGHGGLLESIKRAMRGRSVSMETMSRGGAGLPTSLSGGGLAHISAECNVKSPVKRRSGLFPRLLSVDSQTEKHNQRSLLSEQRSFDSCQPTLEVTSELPSNPSSPEAGQRDSRIHMKKESSKISRSTSSTCSFTIPADDPHLLAQAAATEGQSSSPLVVCRSPTEVKNRNSPRSNLKFRFDKLSHSAAQGH; encoded by the exons ATGACTCTGGACACAAACGTGAGGCGGGAAATCTGGTTCCATCAGGCAAATTCACATCACGCAGCATGTGACGCGTCATGTTCAGCATCATCAGCCGTGGAGTTtattcacctgtgtgtgtgtgtgtctgcatgtgcgtgtgtgtgtgtgtgtgtgtgtgtgtgtgtgcgtgtgcgtgtgcgtgtgcgtgtgtgctctCTCGTGTGTGTAATCTCTGTCCTTGTCTTTCAGGACGACTACATTCCGTATCCGAGGATCGAGGAG gtgttGGAGAGGGGGGGGCCGTACCCTCAGGTCATCCTGCCTGAGTTCGGAGGTTACTGGATTGAGGATCCCAAAGCTTCTGCTCCTCCTgtgcctcctccctcctgtctggAGAccagggagaaggaggaggaggaggaggggggagcgttgggaggaacagaggaggaagaagactCACCCACAGGGGGTTATGGATACCGTCTGGAGGAGAGCAACAAGGCTGCTCGGGCGTACAGGAAGTACTTCTTGGGCAGG gAACATTTAAACTTCTCGTGTTCAGCCTGCAGCCTGGGaaacctgctgctgtctgtgagacacgaggaggagaaggagcaggagcaCCTCCATGTTATCATCag GTCTCGGGTGAAAAGCTTCTATCACAGATTATCACTGACAGAACTGCCTGACATCCCCAGTGTCCCAGAGCTGgccaag ctgctgtgtgatgaAGCAGCAGGTCTGCGCTTCAGTCCCGTCCTCTACCCGAAG GCGTCTCAGCTGATAGTGAACTACGATGAGCACGAGGTGAACAACACCTTCAAGTTTGGAGTCATTTACCAGAAGTTTGGACAG GTGTCTGAGGAGGAGCTGTTCAGCAACAACGAGGAGACGCCGGCCTTCACAgagtttctgcagctgctggggGACACAGTGGACCTGCAGGACTTCAAAGG GTTTCGGGGGGGACTGGATGTGTCCCACGGTCAGACGGGTTCTCAGTCCGTCTACACCGTCCACAGACGGAAGGAGATCATGTTCCACGTCTCCACCAAACTGCCTTTCACTGAGGGAGACGCACAGCAG cttcagAGGAAACGTCACATAGGAAATGACATCGTGGCGGTGGTGTTTCAAGAAGAAGCCACTCCTTTCGTCCCCGACATGATCGCCTCCAACTTCCTCCACGCCTTCATCCTGGTGCAGGTGGAGGAGCCGTGCTCGGACAACACCTGCTACAAG gtgtccGTCACTGCACGAGAAGACGTGCCTCCGTTTGGCCCGCCCCTCCCAAATCCAGCCGTCTTTAAGAAG GCTCCAGAGTTCAGAGAGTTTCTCCTCACAAAGCTCATCAACGCAGAGCTGGCCTGCTACAAGAGCGAGCGCTTCGCCCGGCTGGAG GAGCGTACCCGGGCAGCCCTGCTGGACAGCCTCCATGATGAACTGCACAGACGCTCCCAGAGCATGCTGGGTCTGACATCaggcctggaggaggagggacgaGCGGAGAATGGACATGGCCACGGAGGACTGCTGGAGTCCATCAAG AGGGCGATGCGAGGACGAAGCGTCTCCATGGAGACCATGTCACGGGGCGGGGCGGGTCTCCCCACGAGTCTGAGTGGGGGGGGTCTGGCACACATCAGCGCTGAG TGTAACGTGAAGTCTCCTGTGAAGCGGCGTTCAGGACTTTTCCCTCGTCTGCTGAGTGTCGACAGCCAAACGGAGAAACACAACCAGAGAAG TCTCCTCAGTGAGCAGAGGAGCTTCGACAGCTGCCAGCCGACGCTGGAGGTGACGTCAGAGCTGCCGTCCAATCCCAGCTCTCCAGAGGCAGGACAGCGggacag cagGATTCACATGAAGAAGGAGAGCAGTAAGATTTCCAGATCGACATCCAGCACCTGCAGCTTCACCATCCCTGCAGACGACCCTCACCTG ctcGCTCAGGCTGCAGCGACGGAAGGTCAGAGTTCAAGTCCACTCGTTGTCTGTCGCAGCCCCACAG aggtgaaaaacagaaactctCCCAGATCCAACCTCAAGTTTCGTTTTGACAAGTTGAGCCACTCTGCTGCA cagGGACATTAG
- the LOC121190249 gene encoding rap1 GTPase-activating protein 2-like isoform X4 encodes MKSAHFFDTMDKMEDDYIPYPRIEEVLERGGPYPQVILPEFGGYWIEDPKASAPPVPPPSCLETREKEEEEEGGALGGTEEEEDSPTGGYGYRLEESNKAARAYRKYFLGREHLNFSCSACSLGNLLLSVRHEEEKEQEHLHVIIRSRVKSFYHRLSLTELPDIPSVPELAKLLCDEAAGLRFSPVLYPKASQLIVNYDEHEVNNTFKFGVIYQKFGQVSEEELFSNNEETPAFTEFLQLLGDTVDLQDFKGFRGGLDVSHGQTGSQSVYTVHRRKEIMFHVSTKLPFTEGDAQQLQRKRHIGNDIVAVVFQEEATPFVPDMIASNFLHAFILVQVEEPCSDNTCYKVSVTAREDVPPFGPPLPNPAVFKKAPEFREFLLTKLINAELACYKSERFARLEERTRAALLDSLHDELHRRSQSMLGLTSGLEEEGRAENGHGHGGLLESIKRAMRGRSVSMETMSRGGAGLPTSLSGGGLAHISAECNVKSPVKRRSGLFPRLLSVDSQTEKHNQRSLLSEQRSFDSCQPTLEVTSELPSNPSSPEAGQRDSRIHMKKESSKISRSTSSTCSFTIPADDPHLLAQAAATEGQSSSPLVVCRSPTEVKNRNSPRSNLKFRFDKLSHSAAQGH; translated from the exons ATGaag tCGGCTCATTTCTTTGACACGATGGACAAGATGGAG GACGACTACATTCCGTATCCGAGGATCGAGGAG gtgttGGAGAGGGGGGGGCCGTACCCTCAGGTCATCCTGCCTGAGTTCGGAGGTTACTGGATTGAGGATCCCAAAGCTTCTGCTCCTCCTgtgcctcctccctcctgtctggAGAccagggagaaggaggaggaggaggaggggggagcgttgggaggaacagaggaggaagaagactCACCCACAGGGGGTTATGGATACCGTCTGGAGGAGAGCAACAAGGCTGCTCGGGCGTACAGGAAGTACTTCTTGGGCAGG gAACATTTAAACTTCTCGTGTTCAGCCTGCAGCCTGGGaaacctgctgctgtctgtgagacacgaggaggagaaggagcaggagcaCCTCCATGTTATCATCag GTCTCGGGTGAAAAGCTTCTATCACAGATTATCACTGACAGAACTGCCTGACATCCCCAGTGTCCCAGAGCTGgccaag ctgctgtgtgatgaAGCAGCAGGTCTGCGCTTCAGTCCCGTCCTCTACCCGAAG GCGTCTCAGCTGATAGTGAACTACGATGAGCACGAGGTGAACAACACCTTCAAGTTTGGAGTCATTTACCAGAAGTTTGGACAG GTGTCTGAGGAGGAGCTGTTCAGCAACAACGAGGAGACGCCGGCCTTCACAgagtttctgcagctgctggggGACACAGTGGACCTGCAGGACTTCAAAGG GTTTCGGGGGGGACTGGATGTGTCCCACGGTCAGACGGGTTCTCAGTCCGTCTACACCGTCCACAGACGGAAGGAGATCATGTTCCACGTCTCCACCAAACTGCCTTTCACTGAGGGAGACGCACAGCAG cttcagAGGAAACGTCACATAGGAAATGACATCGTGGCGGTGGTGTTTCAAGAAGAAGCCACTCCTTTCGTCCCCGACATGATCGCCTCCAACTTCCTCCACGCCTTCATCCTGGTGCAGGTGGAGGAGCCGTGCTCGGACAACACCTGCTACAAG gtgtccGTCACTGCACGAGAAGACGTGCCTCCGTTTGGCCCGCCCCTCCCAAATCCAGCCGTCTTTAAGAAG GCTCCAGAGTTCAGAGAGTTTCTCCTCACAAAGCTCATCAACGCAGAGCTGGCCTGCTACAAGAGCGAGCGCTTCGCCCGGCTGGAG GAGCGTACCCGGGCAGCCCTGCTGGACAGCCTCCATGATGAACTGCACAGACGCTCCCAGAGCATGCTGGGTCTGACATCaggcctggaggaggagggacgaGCGGAGAATGGACATGGCCACGGAGGACTGCTGGAGTCCATCAAG AGGGCGATGCGAGGACGAAGCGTCTCCATGGAGACCATGTCACGGGGCGGGGCGGGTCTCCCCACGAGTCTGAGTGGGGGGGGTCTGGCACACATCAGCGCTGAG TGTAACGTGAAGTCTCCTGTGAAGCGGCGTTCAGGACTTTTCCCTCGTCTGCTGAGTGTCGACAGCCAAACGGAGAAACACAACCAGAGAAG TCTCCTCAGTGAGCAGAGGAGCTTCGACAGCTGCCAGCCGACGCTGGAGGTGACGTCAGAGCTGCCGTCCAATCCCAGCTCTCCAGAGGCAGGACAGCGggacag cagGATTCACATGAAGAAGGAGAGCAGTAAGATTTCCAGATCGACATCCAGCACCTGCAGCTTCACCATCCCTGCAGACGACCCTCACCTG ctcGCTCAGGCTGCAGCGACGGAAGGTCAGAGTTCAAGTCCACTCGTTGTCTGTCGCAGCCCCACAG aggtgaaaaacagaaactctCCCAGATCCAACCTCAAGTTTCGTTTTGACAAGTTGAGCCACTCTGCTGCA cagGGACATTAG
- the LOC121190249 gene encoding rap1 GTPase-activating protein 2-like isoform X2 has translation MTLDTNVRREIWFHQANSHHAACDASCSASSAVEFIHLCVCVSACACVCVCVCVCVRVRVRVRVCSLVCVISVLVFQDDYIPYPRIEEVLERGGPYPQVILPEFGGYWIEDPKASAPPVPPPSCLETREKEEEEEGGALGGTEEEEDSPTGGYGYRLEESNKAARAYRKYFLGREHLNFSCSACSLGNLLLSVRHEEEKEQEHLHVIIRSRVKSFYHRLSLTELPDIPSVPELAKLLCDEAAGLRFSPVLYPKASQLIVNYDEHEVNNTFKFGVIYQKFGQVSEEELFSNNEETPAFTEFLQLLGDTVDLQDFKGFRGGLDVSHGQTGSQSVYTVHRRKEIMFHVSTKLPFTEGDAQQLQRKRHIGNDIVAVVFQEEATPFVPDMIASNFLHAFILVQVEEPCSDNTCYKVSVTAREDVPPFGPPLPNPAVFKKAPEFREFLLTKLINAELACYKSERFARLEERTRAALLDSLHDELHRRSQSMLGLTSGLEEEGRAENGHGHGGLLESIKRAMRGRSVSMETMSRGGAGLPTSLSGGGLAHISAECNVKSPVKRRSGLFPRLLSVDSQTEKHNQRSLLSEQRSFDSCQPTLEVTSELPSNPSSPEAGQRDRIHMKKESSKISRSTSSTCSFTIPADDPHLLAQAAATEGQSSSPLVVCRSPTEVKNRNSPRSNLKFRFDKLSHSAAQGH, from the exons ATGACTCTGGACACAAACGTGAGGCGGGAAATCTGGTTCCATCAGGCAAATTCACATCACGCAGCATGTGACGCGTCATGTTCAGCATCATCAGCCGTGGAGTTtattcacctgtgtgtgtgtgtgtctgcatgtgcgtgtgtgtgtgtgtgtgtgtgtgtgtgtgtgcgtgtgcgtgtgcgtgtgcgtgtgtgctctCTCGTGTGTGTAATCTCTGTCCTTGTCTTTCAGGACGACTACATTCCGTATCCGAGGATCGAGGAG gtgttGGAGAGGGGGGGGCCGTACCCTCAGGTCATCCTGCCTGAGTTCGGAGGTTACTGGATTGAGGATCCCAAAGCTTCTGCTCCTCCTgtgcctcctccctcctgtctggAGAccagggagaaggaggaggaggaggaggggggagcgttgggaggaacagaggaggaagaagactCACCCACAGGGGGTTATGGATACCGTCTGGAGGAGAGCAACAAGGCTGCTCGGGCGTACAGGAAGTACTTCTTGGGCAGG gAACATTTAAACTTCTCGTGTTCAGCCTGCAGCCTGGGaaacctgctgctgtctgtgagacacgaggaggagaaggagcaggagcaCCTCCATGTTATCATCag GTCTCGGGTGAAAAGCTTCTATCACAGATTATCACTGACAGAACTGCCTGACATCCCCAGTGTCCCAGAGCTGgccaag ctgctgtgtgatgaAGCAGCAGGTCTGCGCTTCAGTCCCGTCCTCTACCCGAAG GCGTCTCAGCTGATAGTGAACTACGATGAGCACGAGGTGAACAACACCTTCAAGTTTGGAGTCATTTACCAGAAGTTTGGACAG GTGTCTGAGGAGGAGCTGTTCAGCAACAACGAGGAGACGCCGGCCTTCACAgagtttctgcagctgctggggGACACAGTGGACCTGCAGGACTTCAAAGG GTTTCGGGGGGGACTGGATGTGTCCCACGGTCAGACGGGTTCTCAGTCCGTCTACACCGTCCACAGACGGAAGGAGATCATGTTCCACGTCTCCACCAAACTGCCTTTCACTGAGGGAGACGCACAGCAG cttcagAGGAAACGTCACATAGGAAATGACATCGTGGCGGTGGTGTTTCAAGAAGAAGCCACTCCTTTCGTCCCCGACATGATCGCCTCCAACTTCCTCCACGCCTTCATCCTGGTGCAGGTGGAGGAGCCGTGCTCGGACAACACCTGCTACAAG gtgtccGTCACTGCACGAGAAGACGTGCCTCCGTTTGGCCCGCCCCTCCCAAATCCAGCCGTCTTTAAGAAG GCTCCAGAGTTCAGAGAGTTTCTCCTCACAAAGCTCATCAACGCAGAGCTGGCCTGCTACAAGAGCGAGCGCTTCGCCCGGCTGGAG GAGCGTACCCGGGCAGCCCTGCTGGACAGCCTCCATGATGAACTGCACAGACGCTCCCAGAGCATGCTGGGTCTGACATCaggcctggaggaggagggacgaGCGGAGAATGGACATGGCCACGGAGGACTGCTGGAGTCCATCAAG AGGGCGATGCGAGGACGAAGCGTCTCCATGGAGACCATGTCACGGGGCGGGGCGGGTCTCCCCACGAGTCTGAGTGGGGGGGGTCTGGCACACATCAGCGCTGAG TGTAACGTGAAGTCTCCTGTGAAGCGGCGTTCAGGACTTTTCCCTCGTCTGCTGAGTGTCGACAGCCAAACGGAGAAACACAACCAGAGAAG TCTCCTCAGTGAGCAGAGGAGCTTCGACAGCTGCCAGCCGACGCTGGAGGTGACGTCAGAGCTGCCGTCCAATCCCAGCTCTCCAGAGGCAGGACAGCGggacag GATTCACATGAAGAAGGAGAGCAGTAAGATTTCCAGATCGACATCCAGCACCTGCAGCTTCACCATCCCTGCAGACGACCCTCACCTG ctcGCTCAGGCTGCAGCGACGGAAGGTCAGAGTTCAAGTCCACTCGTTGTCTGTCGCAGCCCCACAG aggtgaaaaacagaaactctCCCAGATCCAACCTCAAGTTTCGTTTTGACAAGTTGAGCCACTCTGCTGCA cagGGACATTAG